The nucleotide sequence aaccaatgacgtccttgcggcgtactttggagcaatgcacactgggaaattccacggacggcgcatgcgccgttcggggaaaaacgtcaatcacgtcgggtcacacaacatttacataaaacacgcccccctgttccaaatttgaattaggcgggcttacgccggccgatttacgctacgccgccgcaacttacggagcaagtgctttgagaatacagcacttgcccgtctaagttgcggaggcgtaacgtaaatcagatacgttacgcccgcacaaagatacgcgatcggacgtgaatctggcccaaggttttttccagatttgtcgctctatttttgtttatagcgcaaaaaataaaaccgcagaggtgatcaaataccaccaaaagaaagctctatttgtgggggaaaaaggacgccaattttgtttgggagccacgtcgcacaaacgcgcaattgtcagttaaagcgacgcagtgccgaatcgcaaaaaggggcaaggtccttaacctgcgtaatggtccgggtcgaacctatttagaaaataaaaagcgaataaaaatgaacctttacaacccctttagaaaTGTTTTTGCTATAGAAATGTTTAATGTTTGtattatgaatgttttttttcatatttacaaaCTAAAGAAAGGGATGTGGAAATGTGCAGTGATAGGATTCTCTCTATAGACAGTGCTGGTCTTTTCCttataataatacagacctgtgaGGTGCCCTGGGGTCCGGACTGAACAAGTCTCTGAGAAGAAGAGCTCGGGGTTTTTATGGCGTTTAAGACGCAGAGCTGTATCTGGAGATTTGAGCTTTAGAGAGTTACATTATTATCACATTTCCCAAACCTCAATCCTTTAACCAAAACACCCCTAAAGAGTTATACCAATAAATGGAACTGAATCTTAGCAAACAAGGTATCCAGGTCctaaagtaaaaaacaaataacaaatctaaaacacaatggggcagatccacaaaagaattacgccggcgtatctattgataagccggcgtaattttaaattcccCGCGtcctatctttgttttgtatccacaaaacaagatacgacggcatctcgggtcgatcccacaggcgtacgtcttagtacgccgtcggatctaagatgccatttttcggcggccgctaggtggcgtttccgtcgaattccgcgtcgagtatgctaattagctagttacggcgatccacgaacgtacgtctggccggcgcatttttttacgtcgtttgcgttcggctttttccggcgtatagttaatgctactgttatgaggcgtactcaatgttaagtatgggcgtccttcccgcgtcgaattttgaaatttttacgtcgtttgcgtaagtcgttcgcgaatagggatttgcgtagaatgacgtcaccgtcggaagcattggctcgttccaggttaatttcgagcatgcgcactgggattgtttacatcgggtcacgacgtatttacataaaacacgcccccatcacatcgttttgaattccgccgccaaagatacactacgccgccgtaacttacggtgcggattctttgtggcgtagtgtatcttagatacgctacgcccggcgcaataatgtgccattgtacgtggatctaccccaataaCACAATATAATATACTAGGGTTAttggtccttagatgtggtggctgcattcattttctttttttaaactttttccaTTACTTTCCTTCCAGtagcacacttcctgtcctagggtgttgtagcactacccccgtaggagctgctggtttagatttgggccttgcacgttacctcaacattcatcgtctaggggaagaaagtctgaaagaactccaatgtccacacgaGACGTAAAAACCTTAAGCTGTTAGGTTTCATTTTTTCTCTTAAATTGCAGGAAAGTAGAAGgatggaggggagaagggggaagttCAGGTGCACAGTACAGATCACTGAAGGAAAACTTCTAAGTCCCaatagcaggggcggactgacaactcatggggcccgcgggcaatagaagactatggggccccccgggcttacagatggccaccacgccaggaggcagtgcagctaaaatctcaggattttcacatcaaaagcatgtcggtttcggacatatcagggacagatctaaaaaaaaacacagatttttacatactgtccctggttttactgagcctggcaaccctgatggggccccctagtggcatggggccctcgggcagtgcccgagtgactcaatggtcagtccgccccctgCCCAATAGTCAATCACCACTTTCTCtcaagtgggtattgctcacccagataggcccctctcacctggcctagcagccgtaATGAAGCACGGACAATAATCagcaacagtctctgccacagattgGTTATGAGCAAAACGAACAGTCCGAAATCCTCTGCCACAGATTGGTTATGAGCAAAACGAACAGTCcgaaatcctctgccacaggattctaacacccgaacttccagccatacagttaaagagcctttaagctgcCCCGGAGAAACTGTAGGGTAACTTGAGCTGTAGATCCCCCTTAAtagggtcaccaggcctatcccgagacattagcCCTCGGCTTGGTCTCCTCCTGGGCAGGTccccccctggtttcctccattaagTAGCTTCTTCTAGTAGacggacagcttgggatctctttgcagttgtaggccccagccaggatagctgggcctacttgatagaaaggcagcctcgggccaacgtggccccAAGATTGAAAATCACGTACCTtgcgccaggagggccatgaggcGAAGGACCCAAAAAATTGGCgtccccttccccagcatgcccagcggggagaccactctCACTGGGCTGTTCCCGGGAAAAGACACTCAATACACCATAGCCTGCCTGTGTTCCAACAGTGGCCTGTGGTGGTAACAGTGGGAAAATCCTTTCAGGCAcagccacagccagaacagaggccgaTTTAGCATAAATCATCAAAGTCTGAGCCAACTATCGgcccagacacccactaaatttagcatagcgcctgatcaatgggagcagggcgctacagggTCAACGCTCATTCACTGTACTGTAACTATGGAGGAgcatatgttgtttttttatttttcttttaacagGCCCTTATTGATCAaggttgttttatttattttatttacttttcctTGTTAGACCCACCATGAATTATTAATACGGCTTTGCATACAGCACATTCCTATGGTTGAATGGAGCTTAGTCGACTGACTCAGTGACTATCCTGAAGTATACTTCTGTATCTTCTTAGTTCCTTTTTTAAGGGCTTGTTGTCGTTCCTCGTGGTTTTTCGTATTTATTCTGCCTTGTGTGAAGTTTCATCCTGAAGATATTTTTATCTCTCACCTAGGAACCAGTACGTATTTATATTGTTGGTTATAGCCTATTTCAATGTATGATACCGGCCAATAAGACAGTTTGTGAGTTTGTTACTTTCCATCAATTTTAGCCGGTCCCTCTGACTTTGCTTTGCCCGCAATGCGCTCTCTATGCATGAGCCAATTTCTTTCCTATATCTTCGTTAGCTATTTGCTgattgtaacgggagggcccgtggaacccagaggctcttgcagggtgtggggtactcctgtttcagcttcaccgatgactcttgtgtctaaagtcatcctatgtccactaggggcataggatgactgagaaatgatatcttggattacaggagatgggacagtaatgataattcacaatgtattccaggatatcttgaaatattacaggttgttgattctaaacCCAACTGGTCAATAGAaagagtgattcattcaatgtgggaacacagactgttaaggtgtttaatgtcgtctgctactgtcatgtaaatgaaccttagtctggctctcaagaacctttcattgtgtgatgctaattgacactgtattgtgtgatggAAAGATATGGACAACAGTGGGACTGTAGCGGTGCTGTATGTAGAACAATATAACAAggatatttttaataatttattaaaagtatATCAAAATACATAATACATTACAGAACCAAATGGTTTGTTAAAAACACATATGATTGAACATTCATTTTCCGGGTTGTTAAAACATCCCGTTTGTATACAGATAGCAGATTTTGGAAAGGGATCACAACTGAGATGGTACTTCCCAATATATTTTGCCTTTTTACGGCTTCCTCAGGGGTGTAGTTGAGATCAGAAAACAGCCAACTCTGCTATCCCaggatggaggggaggggggaatgagAAGAGAAACAGGAGAATAAATCCCGATCCTGCAAATGTTGGCAAATCAACATGAAACCACAACCACACGATGGAACGTGGTGTGGAGCCCTAACCTGATCTGTGCTGCGTGCAGAGGCCAAGAGCCCATCCacagaaggagagaaggagaacCAGAGGGTTCAAAGTGCAAAAAGCACCTATGGGGGTGAACGAGAAGAGCCCATATGCTGGATTTAGCACAGGTCCTGAATTTGTATGTTCAAAGGTGTACAAGTCTCCCCAAACAAACGTGCAGCACTTTCTCTTctcattcccccctcccctccatcctGGGATAGCAGAGTTGGCTGTTTTCTGATCTCAACTGCACCCCTGAGGAAGTCATAAAAAGGCGAAATATATTGGGCAGTACCATCTGAGTTGTGATTCCTTTCCATAATCTGCTATCTGTATACAAACAGGATGTTTTAACAACCCGGAAAATGCATGTTCAATCATATGTGTTTTTAACAAACCATTTGGTTCTGTAATGTATTATGTATTTTGATatacttttaataaattattaaaaatatccTTGTCATATTGTTCTACATACAGCACCGCTACAGTAACACTGTTGTCCATATCTTTCCATCCATTATtatttgggatgaggtgcgttACTGTGTAAAATTATAATCTAGGCCAATTGGACCCTATCCACCATTTccaactgtattgtgtgaatttctattgatgataaatgtgtattgtatagcaggtgagaagagcttatctcggagtcaccttgtctgggtaaatgattagtaattagctcatgtagattatctctgAGTCAGAATGGCTGtctcctaaaagatgtgtattgagctccttgtgtcatgctgtgggtggagttgggtcattgttcattgtggttcctaaactgtatataagaagcctGAGTTTCCCATTAACGTCTATccgttttgaaccagagaacagagctgtgtgtctcgtttctggggaatccaTACGGGCcgtgttcgtctgctggattgtggagtgtcgataagctgtcgttggttggtggaatggaatatcgtaaacggcgttaacccctgaccgttacactgaTCAAGACTCAAGTTATTTGCAAGGTACATTTATGTCATTCTACTTTCCATACTTACACATGTCTCTGGGTTTCTGGCTGGATAGAACAatgctttgaaaaaaaatgatgaaacgCATTGGCTCATATCATATGATATGCATTTTATATGTATGATTTTTAATAATTGTTATGTCCTTTTGTATATCAtgtttgtgtcttttttctattaaaataatttctatatatctctattgtttactgtgccATTAAAGTCCGAATTGGGTTCACCTTtgtggcccccccccctttttttttacaatactattATTTACAGgtgtggcaatgtgagtgctgttccttaaagcgggggttcacccttagagggcacttttcccccttcgcttcctgctcgttattactaggggaatcggcaatttattttaaaataggtgcagtacttacccgtttaccagacgcatcctctccgtcgcttcccggtatgggcttcgggaatgggcggtccttcttgattgacaggtttccgagaggcttccgacggtcgcatccatcgcgtcacgattttccgaaagaagccgaacgtcggtgcgcaggcgcagtatagagccgcaccgacgttcggcttctttcggctacgagtgacgcgatggatgcgaccgtcggaagcctctcggaagaatgtcaatcaagaaggaacgcccgctcccgaagacccatacccggaagcgacggaagaagatacagctcgaaaacgggtaagtactgcacctattttaatataaatagccgattcccctagaccgaacgagcaggaagctaaggggagattttttttttttttttaaatgggtgaactcccgctttaaccacttccagaccgccgcatgtagatttacgtcggcagaatggcacatacaggcacattggcgtacctgtacgtccctgcctagacgtgggtcgggggtccgatcgggaccccccccccccgctacatgcggcagtcggattcccacggggagcgatccgggacgacggcgcggctattcgtttatagccgctccgtcgcgatcgctccctggagctgaagaacggggagagccgtatgtaaacacggcttccccgtgcttcactgtggcggcggcatcgatcgagtgatcccttttatagggagactcgatcgatgacgccagtcctacagccacacccccctacagttgtaaacacacactaggtgaaccctaactccttcagcgccccctgtggttaactcccaaactgcaactgtcattttcacaataaacaatgcaatttaaatgcattttttgctgtgaaaatgacaatggtcccaaaaatgtgtcaaaattgtccgaagtgtccgccataatgtcgcagtcacaaaaaaaatcgctgatcgccgccattagtagtaaaaaaataaataattaataaaaatgcaatcaaaaTTTCTCCTattgtgtaaacgctataaattttgcgcaaaccaatcgataaacgcttattgcaattttttttaccaaaaataggtagaagaatacgtatcggcctaaactgaggaaaaaaaaaattttatatatatttttgggggatatttattatagcaaaaagtaaaaaatattgaatttttttcaaaattgtcgctctatttttgtttatagcgcaaaaaataaaaaccgcagaggtgatcaaataccaccaaaagaaagctctatttctggggaaaaagggacgccaattttgtttgggagccacgtcgcacgaccgtgcaattgtctgttaaagcgacgcagtgccgaattgtaaaaaccccttgggtcatttagcagcatattggtccggtccttaagtagttaattaTTCCGTATGGAGGAGCAGAGATGTCACCCTAGGTCAGGAAGTGTCCCCCTATCCTAATCCTTATAAaaagggaggtgttctgtagctcAACAAACAGAGATCACTGCTAGCTGATAACAGTCAGCATAGACAGAGAGTACAGGAGTTATTAACTCACaaggtttctggcaggatcaacaggtattactCACACTTatcgaaaagatataataaaaacacTTTCATCTGTATATTTGAAGACCAGACTGGAGCAAAAGtttattgttagggtttacatatttgtatttttatagcatATATCTGTAGtttcagaaaaaataatatactgtaaGATTTTGGGGATTTTAGCTTATTCCTAATTTTTTGTAAGGCGACATGCTTTTAACCACATGAAGACCAGGCCTTTACTGACACTCTCATACATGGAAAAATCAGTAATCAGAAATTAGAACTTCCtatcaatatatatacagtatattgtgtatatatatatatatatatatatatatatatatatatatatatatatatatatatatatatatatacagtaaaaccttggtttgagagcgttttccaagacaagctaaattttttaatacattttgacttgatatacaagcgatgtcttgatataagagtagcgtcatgtcacaactgagtataaaagagaagagaggagcctctaagtgtagcaatatggttacatttattgaaggtacaacattaagcaacttattgctacacttagaggcgcctctcttctcttttatagtctagagctcctgctggattttgcttctaatccccttgtggaagcttccatttatggatggacattttatggttacacaacttatcacattgctacaatctttttatatggactataaacggaaagacctatgaataaatggctgtggaacgaatcatcagagtttccattatttcttatggggaaagtcCCATtagagacgaaacgttgggaggcggcgttctgacgtcaccccatcacgtgtgaggacccggaagAGACAAGTACACGCTACTGAGAGCCGGCCAGCTGATTTGTTTTTATGCTGTAAATCTACTTGCTTGATGTAAGTGTGCATTCTCTTTTACCTATTAAATGTATGAGAGATTTTACACTATGCCAGTCTTCCTTGGTTCCTTTTTCATATCCTGGAGTGCTGCTACCCTGTGAAGGATTGAGATACGGGTGAAGACTTGGCTTATTTAACCAGACGGATGTTACAATCACACTCCTATTGTGGATGATGGCTGTTTTCCTGCATTCCTGCTGTGTTTGATCTCTTTGAgatctttggctctggtaagggtcagtgtttgatgGTGGTGGAGGCTCTTGTTTCGTCATCTACTGCACCGTTTGTGGATCCTTTTGCACTTTGGGCAGACTATCCTTACCTTTGTCTACTATTGGActttgctatattattttttcacttttcaatTTTATGTATACTTTTGTATATATCCTAGACATTCACTGTATGTTATttgggtattttatttttattgtgtccATTTCAACATATCGGATAATAGGCATTTTGTCCTTGTTTGCATAGCGCGACTCCTTCCTTTTgttctttgatatacaagtgctttggattaaaagcatgtttctggaacgaattatgctcaaaATCTAAGGTTTTACTGTTTATATGTAGTGGTACCCATAGGGGCTGCTGATTGACGCTATACCCCATTGGCCACCGACTCGGAAAAtcctctcttacctctgacaccctgggttccATCCTGAGAAGTTATATTAGAAATCAGAAACTCACACAGTATTACTGAACCACTCGGGAATGTTTACTGAAGTAAATAGTAACACAATGACAAGTAAGAACAAAATATGAATGAACACAAGCAATGATTGAAAGAAGGTATCTCCTAgttcacatacacatacatatatcgtGAAACCTTACGATAACCTGAAGTGGTATATGTGGACAGGTGCACAGGGGGATAAATATCCAATACCTTCAACACATGTATTGTACACCTTACcactgaggcctcagcacacaaACCAGCATCCAGAATACAACatatgcattaaaaaaacacaatgcaagtTCTAGTAATAACCCACCAACAAAATGGCTCCCCACTAGGCCGTAATTCAGAGATCAACTTAATGTAGAGCAGCAAAGCTTAGTAAAAGAAGAGAGTGGTGAATAGTTTTTAAATTCCGGTTGTCTTCAGCTAGCCAGATGTTTATACTGTAGTGTGATTTTGTGtttaatttgtaatccaaagggaGAAAAAGATAGGATGTCTGAAGAACAAGAAGTATGCTGATAACTGCTTAATCTAAAGAACTATCCCCACTTGTGAATTCCTTTTTACATGTGAACACAATACAGTACTGACCTTTACAGCGCTGGGAAGAAAGACAAGGCCCCAAGTCCAGCTGTATGTGACCTGTGAAGGAGCCGATCCACATCCGTGGAACCACAAGTCTCACCAGCAGTCTGTAAGGGGAAACTCTCTCAGCAATACTGTACACTCTACTTGAATGGACAGGTGCCCTCTCACCACAATGCGCGGTAGCATAAAAGGTTAGTGTGGagtaagatggcggcgatggcatcgaatgtaacgagcaccggctcgtcgtagtcaatgacgtcaccgcgttcttgtcaTTCAAAaaaacagcggttcttttgaatgcccGTCTGTATGCATTGCAAGAAAAGCTtgtcaggaatcccgtcaggaaaaccaaagtttttttttctgacgggattcccggccgtgtgtagcaatatggttacatttaatgaaggtacaacatttagcaacttattgctacacttagaggtgcctctcttctcttttataccctgtaaaaaaaatgctttgatatacaagtgctttggattacaagcatgtttctggcaTGAAacatgctcgcaaaccaaggttttactgtatataaacctTGTGTCTATGGTGACCAGTTATAACTTCCAATTTGATGGACTCATCAGGCCAGATTCACGtttctgggcgcatctttgtgcgggcgtagcgtatcctatttacgctacgccgccgcaacttagacaggcaagtgcagtattcacaaagaacttgcaccctaagttacggcggcgtagcgtaaatgggccggcgtaagtccgcctaattcaaagtaggctggtagggggcgtgttgtatggtaatgaatcgtgaccccacgtaaatgacacgccttacgaacggcgcatgctcagtatcacgtcgaattttctccctaaattacgccggctcaatgcttagtcgacgtgaacgtaacctacacccatccccattcacgtacgacttacgcaaacaacgtaaaatacgaagctgttccgacatttccgacgtccataccttaacatgacttacccctgctttatgaggggtaaagttatgccggtcgtaggccttacgtaaacagcgtattttaatacgccgggcgcaagtacgtttgtgaatcggcatatctagctcatttgcatattcgacgcagaaataTACAGAAGcctccctagcggccagcgtaaatatgcaccccaagatacgccgctcgtatcttggcaacagtgaggcgtatctgattctatgaatcaggcgcgaagatacgacggcgcacattcggacttacgacggcgtatgtggagatacgccgtcgtaagtccttcgtGAATCTGGACCTTGTGTCTATGGTGACCAGTTATAACTTCCAATTTGATGGACTCATCATGCCGAAAGCGATAGTCTTTCATTTTCAGAGTATTATGGAGTCTGTAGAACGGAAGTCTCTAGAGATGTTGTCACCCAACTTGTGCTGTTATCATTTGGCTCATGAAAGCCTTTCTAAGGGCCCCTTTCACCTCTTTGTTTCTCAGGCAGTAGATCATAGGGTTCATCAGAGGGGTCACCACACAATAGAAGATGGACACCACCTTGTCAAGAGTGAACCTGATGTGAGAATTGGGGCGTATGTACATGAATATGATCGTCCCATTAAAGATCAATACCACGGTCAGGTGGGAAGCACAAGTGTTAAAAGCCTTCTTCTGGCCTTCAACAGATGGAATCTTCAGAACGGTGAAAATGATAAAAGTGTAAGAAACCATGATGAGAGAAAAGCAGCCAAGGGTTAAACTCCAGGATATCACAGAGAATGTGAACTCACCTCTTGAGGTGTCCTCACAAGACAGCTTCAGAAGGGGCGAGTAGTCACAAAAGAAGTGGTCGATGTAATTTGGGAAACAGAAGCTAAGGCTGGATATCCAGATAGTGGGGCAGGCAGCTGTTATAAACCCAACTATCCATGGGGCAAGTGCCAGCCCCAAGGTAGTCCTTCTGGTCATTAACCTGGTATAGTGTAAGGGCTGGCAGATGGCGGCATATCGATCATAGCCCATGACAACCAGGAAACAATTCTCTGCTGCtccaaaagcaaagaaaaagtaaAACTGAGCAAGGCAGCCAGCGGAAGGGATCTCTTTGTTCCGCGTCAGCAAAGCATCCAACATCTTTGGAATAGTCACTGTGGTGTATAGAACCTCCACCAAAGAGAAGTTGGCCAAAAGCAGATACATGGGCTTGTGTAGGCGGTTATCCATTAGAACAAGTGTGATGATAAGAACATGAGCCCCCAAGGTAAGGATGTACATGatagagaaaagggaaaaaagaaagatcTCAATGTCCCTCATGGTCTCAAAACCCACAATGATGAAGATATAAGCTAAACTCCGATTAACGTGGTCTGATGTTGGCATGGTCCCTGAAACGACGAAATACATAATGTGCGTCTAAACCCAACGTGGATGACATTTAATAAAAGTACTGTGCATCATAAACCATTTATTTTGTATCTCAGTACTGATGATCTCTTTcaaccacttcctgtctacatgcagttGCTCCAATATCAGTTGCACATTATTGTGCTGGACGGGCTTCCTTATCAGTGGTGGACTATGCctgtaaaatatatatgaaaatagtGAGAGGTAATAATCCTGTCTGAGAAGGAAAGAGTCAATATCCCTATatagtatgggccagatccacaaacgaattacgccggcgtatctattgatacgccgcgtaatttcaaagttcccgcgtcgtatgtttgttttgtatccacaaaacaagatacgactgaatgagggatcgatccgacaggcgtacgtcttagtacgccgtcggatcgtaggtgcatatttatgctggccgctaggtggcgtttccgtcgaattccgcatcgagtatgcaaattagctagatgcggtgatccacgaacgtacgtccgttgcgtagaatgacgtcaccgtcgtaaacattggcttgttccggtttaatttcgagcatgcgcactgggatacccccacggacggcgcatgcgcagttgaaaaaaaaacgtcatttacgtcgggtcaagacgtatttacataaaacacgcccccatcacatccatttgaattgcgcgcccttacgccgccaaagttacactacgccgccgtaacttacggcgcgcattctttgaggatacaaagttagttacggcggcgtagtgtatcggagatatgctacgcccgacggaaatatgcgccagggtacgtggatctggccctatgtttaaaCC is from Rana temporaria chromosome 9, aRanTem1.1, whole genome shotgun sequence and encodes:
- the LOC120914496 gene encoding olfactory receptor 6F1-like, which codes for MYFVVSGTMPTSDHVNRSLAYIFIIVGFETMRDIEIFLFSLFSIMYILTLGAHVLIITLVLMDNRLHKPMYLLLANFSLVEVLYTTVTIPKMLDALLTRNKEIPSAGCLAQFYFFFAFGAAENCFLVVMGYDRYAAICQPLHYTRLMTRRTTLGLALAPWIVGFITAACPTIWISSLSFCFPNYIDHFFCDYSPLLKLSCEDTSRGEFTFSVISWSLTLGCFSLIMVSYTFIIFTVLKIPSVEGQKKAFNTCASHLTVVLIFNGTIIFMYIRPNSHIRFTLDKVVSIFYCVVTPLMNPMIYCLRNKEVKGALRKAFMSQMITAQVG